A window from Luteolibacter flavescens encodes these proteins:
- the ypfJ gene encoding KPN_02809 family neutral zinc metallopeptidase, with the protein MRWEGRRQSENVEDRRGGRGGGGIAIGGGLGTLVLLLIVWLLGGDPMQFLQQTQGGGGGQGIEAPASPEEERAVAFVKTVLADTEEIWGAEFQRMGKTYEEPRLVLFRGTVQSGCGGASSQMGPFYCPADRTVYIDLSFFRELEDRFGAAGDFAQAYVIAHEVGHHVQSLLGISGQVQQARQRVSEKEANELSVRLELQADFLAGMWARKGQQKYDFLEEGDLEEALNAANKIGDDTLQRQAQGRVVPDSFTHGTSAQRMRWFKKGLQSDRFDPNNTFQTDDL; encoded by the coding sequence ATGCGCTGGGAAGGACGACGTCAGAGTGAAAACGTGGAAGATCGCCGCGGCGGCAGGGGTGGGGGCGGCATCGCCATCGGCGGCGGGCTGGGGACGCTGGTCCTGCTGCTCATCGTGTGGCTGCTCGGCGGGGATCCCATGCAGTTCCTCCAGCAGACGCAGGGTGGCGGTGGCGGGCAGGGCATCGAGGCCCCGGCGTCACCGGAGGAAGAGCGTGCGGTGGCCTTCGTGAAGACCGTGCTCGCCGATACCGAGGAGATCTGGGGCGCGGAATTCCAGCGCATGGGAAAGACCTACGAGGAGCCGCGGCTGGTGCTCTTCCGCGGCACGGTGCAGAGCGGCTGCGGCGGCGCGAGCTCGCAGATGGGGCCCTTCTACTGCCCGGCGGACCGCACCGTTTACATCGATCTCTCGTTCTTCCGCGAGCTGGAGGACAGGTTCGGCGCGGCCGGGGACTTCGCGCAGGCCTACGTCATCGCCCACGAGGTGGGGCATCACGTGCAGAGCCTGCTGGGCATCTCCGGCCAGGTGCAGCAGGCACGGCAGCGCGTGAGCGAAAAGGAGGCGAACGAGCTCTCCGTGAGGCTGGAGCTCCAAGCGGACTTCCTTGCCGGCATGTGGGCGCGGAAGGGCCAGCAGAAGTACGACTTCCTGGAAGAAGGCGATCTCGAGGAAGCGCTGAATGCGGCGAACAAGATCGGCGACGATACCCTGCAGCGCCAGGCGCAGGGCCGCGTGGTGCCCGACTCCTTCACCCACGGCACCTCGGCGCAGCGCATGCGCTGGTTCAAGAAAGGCCTCCAGAGTGATCGATTCGACCCGAACAACACGTTTCAGACCGACGATCTCTAA
- a CDS encoding PP2C family protein-serine/threonine phosphatase translates to MSHVGRFRTNNEDAFLGLTFDAREIHYLGKTGHGTLEKADYVFAVSDGMGGAKSGEFASKIAVEKITRLLPASFGMGAQHLEAGFSDILRELFERIHGAISDLGRYYPECHGMGATLSLCWFMPGWMCFSHIGDSRIYYLPREGEMTQVTHDHSHVGWLRRSGKINEREARTHPGRSSLSQALGGGNQKIDPHIGRVACQPGDRFLICSDGLVDGLWDKKINEMARGEFCAATMVTLAVNESGRDNTTALLIEVA, encoded by the coding sequence ATGAGCCATGTCGGGCGCTTCCGCACGAACAACGAGGACGCCTTCCTGGGCCTCACCTTTGACGCGCGGGAGATCCACTACCTGGGCAAGACGGGCCACGGGACGCTGGAGAAGGCCGACTACGTCTTCGCCGTGAGCGATGGCATGGGCGGGGCGAAGTCCGGGGAATTCGCCAGCAAGATCGCCGTGGAGAAGATCACGCGCTTGCTGCCGGCGAGCTTTGGCATGGGGGCGCAGCACCTGGAGGCGGGATTTTCGGACATCCTGCGCGAGCTTTTCGAGCGCATCCACGGAGCGATCAGCGATCTGGGGCGCTACTACCCGGAGTGCCACGGCATGGGGGCCACGCTCAGCCTGTGCTGGTTCATGCCGGGGTGGATGTGCTTTTCCCACATCGGGGACAGCCGCATCTACTACCTGCCGCGGGAGGGGGAGATGACCCAGGTGACGCATGACCACTCGCACGTGGGCTGGCTGCGCCGCTCCGGGAAGATCAACGAGCGGGAAGCCCGCACCCATCCCGGCCGCAGCTCGCTCTCCCAGGCGCTGGGCGGCGGGAACCAGAAGATAGACCCGCACATCGGTCGCGTGGCCTGCCAGCCGGGGGATCGCTTCCTGATCTGCTCGGACGGGCTGGTGGACGGCCTCTGGGACAAGAAGATCAACGAGATGGCCCGCGGGGAATTCTGCGCGGCGACGATGGTGACGCTGGCGGTGAATGAATCCGGCCGCGACAATACCACCGCGCTGCTCATCGAGGTGGCCTGA
- a CDS encoding aldo/keto reductase has translation MEQRLLGGSGLKVPVLTLGTGTFGGNGPLFSAWGNSQVEDARRLIDISLEAGLNMFDSADVYSAGQAEEILGKAIEGRRDEVLISTKATFRTGEGPNDLGSSRHHLTRAIDRSLKRLGTDYIDLFQLHGFDAQTPIEETLSTLDGFVKTGKIRYLGVSNFSGWHLMKSLALAEKYGWTRYVAHQAYYSLIGRSYEWELMPLGIDQKVGAVVWSPLGWARLTGKIRRGTPLPKDSRLQSQLNVDVGPPVDDEYLYRVVDALDEVAAETGKTVPQIALNWLLQRPTVATIVIGARNEEQLRQNIGATGWNLTNEQVAKLDAASDTPKAYPYFHQAGFERNPSPVA, from the coding sequence ATGGAACAACGACTTCTCGGCGGCTCGGGCCTCAAGGTCCCGGTCCTCACGCTCGGCACCGGCACCTTCGGCGGGAATGGCCCGCTCTTCTCCGCCTGGGGAAACAGCCAGGTGGAAGACGCCAGGCGCCTCATCGACATCAGCCTGGAAGCCGGGCTGAACATGTTCGACAGCGCGGACGTTTACTCCGCCGGGCAGGCGGAGGAGATCCTCGGCAAGGCAATCGAAGGCCGACGCGATGAAGTGCTCATCTCGACCAAGGCGACCTTCCGCACCGGCGAGGGCCCGAATGACCTGGGCTCGTCGCGCCACCACCTGACCCGCGCGATCGACCGCAGCTTGAAACGCCTGGGCACCGACTACATCGACCTTTTCCAGCTCCACGGCTTCGACGCGCAGACGCCCATCGAGGAGACGCTGTCCACGCTCGATGGCTTCGTGAAGACGGGCAAGATCCGCTACCTCGGCGTGTCGAATTTCTCCGGCTGGCACCTCATGAAATCGCTGGCGCTCGCCGAGAAATACGGCTGGACCCGCTACGTCGCGCACCAGGCCTACTACTCGCTCATCGGCCGCAGCTACGAGTGGGAGCTGATGCCGCTGGGCATCGACCAGAAGGTCGGCGCGGTGGTGTGGAGCCCGCTCGGCTGGGCGCGCCTCACCGGCAAGATCCGCCGCGGCACCCCGCTGCCAAAGGACAGCCGCCTGCAATCCCAGCTCAATGTGGACGTGGGTCCGCCGGTCGATGACGAATACCTCTACCGCGTGGTGGATGCACTTGACGAAGTGGCCGCGGAGACCGGCAAGACCGTCCCGCAGATCGCGCTGAACTGGCTGCTCCAGCGCCCGACCGTCGCCACCATCGTCATCGGTGCGCGGAATGAAGAACAGCTCCGCCAGAACATCGGCGCGACCGGCTGGAACCTTACAAACGAGCAGGTGGCCAAACTCGACGCCGCGAGCGATACACCGAAGGCGTATCCCTATTTCCACCAGGCGGGATTCGAGCGGAATCCCTCGCCCGTCGCCTGA
- a CDS encoding (2Fe-2S)-binding protein, with translation MKTFSLQVNGQPRTVEVAEDTPLLWVLRDHLDLVGTKFGCGMSLCGACTVHLDGQAVRSCVTPVSAVGERKVTTIEGLATDGKLTALQQVWCDLDVAQCGYCQAGQIMSATALLKEKANPNDEDIDLAMSGNLCRCATYTRIRQAIHTAAAK, from the coding sequence ATGAAAACCTTCTCACTCCAGGTCAATGGCCAGCCCCGCACGGTGGAGGTGGCCGAGGACACGCCCTTGCTATGGGTGCTGCGCGATCACCTCGATCTCGTCGGCACGAAATTCGGCTGCGGCATGAGCCTGTGCGGTGCGTGCACCGTCCACCTCGACGGCCAGGCGGTGCGCTCGTGCGTGACGCCGGTGTCCGCGGTGGGCGAACGGAAGGTGACGACGATCGAGGGGCTGGCGACGGACGGGAAGCTCACCGCGCTGCAACAGGTGTGGTGTGACCTCGACGTGGCGCAGTGTGGCTACTGTCAGGCCGGCCAGATCATGAGCGCGACCGCGCTGCTGAAGGAGAAGGCAAACCCCAACGACGAGGATATCGATCTCGCGATGTCCGGAAATCTCTGCCGCTGTGCTACCTACACGCGCATCCGCCAGGCCATCCACACCGCCGCCGCGAAATGA
- a CDS encoding xanthine dehydrogenase family protein molybdopterin-binding subunit, which yields MSTPVLHRRGFFRVTALASGGFFLGWNAESAGAAEEAAMAATFSPNAFIRITPEGVVTILAKNPEVGQGVKTSLPMIVAEELEIPWEKVTVEQAPVDAAAFGHQMAGGSMSTPNNYDRLRRMGAIARTMLVAAAAKEWGVSVEECEAVAGEVIHKPSGRKLGYGALAAAASKLPVPDERSVTLKKVADFKLLGKRIGGVDNPKIVTGQPLFGIDQKHAGMKYAAYVRCPVFAGKIGKVDLDAVKKMPGVVDAFAIEGTGDHYGLMPGIAIIAGDTWSTFQARKALEVSWDAEAKESFTAHAKKAAEVMRGAGSEIRRTGEPDFPDDGRTVTAEYHYPHLSHANLEPQNCTAVFKEGALEMWAPTQNPGSGIDGISRTLKIPRDKITVHMTRIGGGFGRRLMGDFMVECAAIAQRLAGTPVKLTWTREQDMAHDYYRPGGWHRFRGRVDEAGKLVSWADHFVTFGLNNDQRPGNGADLGGDEFPSRFVPNLLLERTIFPSNTPLGWWRAPGSCALGWVIQSFIDEMAHAAKKDPLDFRLDLLGEDREVPASGGRGGSYNATRMKGVLRLAAEKGGWGEKLEKGHGRGIAFHYSHLGYVAVVADVTVSREGKLKVNKLTAGIDVGPIMNLSGAENQVEGSMIDGLSAAWFQEITVEEGAVKQTNFHDYPLLRMSDAPKVESHFVKSDYPPTGLGEPALPPTAPAITNAIFAATGKRVRTLPLSKQDLSWT from the coding sequence ATGAGCACGCCCGTCCTTCATCGCCGCGGATTCTTCCGCGTAACCGCCTTGGCCAGCGGCGGATTTTTCCTCGGCTGGAATGCCGAGTCGGCAGGTGCCGCGGAGGAGGCGGCGATGGCTGCCACGTTCTCGCCGAATGCCTTCATCCGCATCACGCCGGAGGGCGTGGTGACCATCCTCGCGAAGAACCCGGAGGTGGGACAGGGAGTGAAGACCTCGCTGCCGATGATCGTGGCGGAGGAGCTGGAGATCCCTTGGGAAAAGGTGACGGTGGAGCAGGCTCCGGTGGATGCCGCCGCCTTCGGCCACCAGATGGCAGGCGGCAGCATGTCCACGCCGAACAACTACGACAGGCTCCGCAGGATGGGCGCAATCGCCCGGACGATGCTGGTCGCTGCGGCGGCGAAGGAGTGGGGCGTTTCGGTTGAGGAGTGCGAAGCGGTGGCCGGCGAGGTGATTCACAAGCCAAGCGGCAGGAAGCTCGGCTACGGTGCGCTCGCGGCGGCGGCGTCGAAGCTGCCGGTACCGGACGAGCGCTCGGTGACGCTGAAGAAGGTGGCGGATTTCAAGCTGCTGGGGAAGCGCATCGGCGGCGTGGACAATCCGAAGATCGTCACCGGGCAGCCCTTGTTCGGCATCGACCAGAAGCACGCCGGGATGAAATACGCGGCCTACGTGCGCTGCCCCGTTTTCGCCGGGAAGATCGGCAAGGTGGATCTGGATGCCGTGAAGAAGATGCCCGGCGTGGTGGATGCCTTCGCCATCGAGGGCACGGGCGATCACTACGGGCTGATGCCCGGCATCGCGATCATCGCGGGTGACACGTGGAGCACCTTCCAGGCGAGGAAGGCACTGGAGGTGAGCTGGGATGCGGAGGCGAAGGAGAGCTTCACCGCGCATGCGAAAAAGGCTGCCGAAGTGATGCGCGGCGCGGGCAGCGAGATCCGCAGGACGGGCGAGCCGGACTTCCCCGATGACGGCAGGACGGTGACCGCGGAGTATCACTACCCGCATCTCTCCCACGCGAACCTGGAGCCGCAGAATTGCACCGCGGTCTTCAAGGAAGGCGCGCTGGAGATGTGGGCCCCGACGCAGAATCCGGGCTCGGGCATCGACGGGATCTCGCGCACGCTGAAGATCCCGCGGGATAAGATCACGGTCCACATGACGCGCATCGGCGGTGGCTTCGGCCGGCGGCTGATGGGGGACTTCATGGTGGAGTGCGCGGCCATCGCACAGCGGCTGGCGGGCACGCCGGTGAAGCTGACGTGGACGCGCGAGCAGGACATGGCTCACGATTACTACCGTCCCGGCGGCTGGCATCGCTTCCGCGGGCGGGTGGATGAGGCGGGCAAGCTGGTGTCGTGGGCGGACCACTTCGTTACCTTCGGCCTGAACAATGACCAGCGCCCGGGCAATGGCGCGGACCTCGGCGGGGATGAATTCCCCAGCCGCTTCGTGCCGAACCTGCTGCTGGAGCGGACCATCTTCCCGAGCAATACGCCGCTCGGCTGGTGGCGTGCGCCGGGGTCGTGCGCGCTGGGTTGGGTCATTCAGAGCTTCATCGACGAGATGGCGCATGCGGCGAAGAAGGACCCGCTGGACTTCCGGCTGGATCTGCTGGGCGAGGATCGCGAGGTGCCTGCCAGCGGCGGACGCGGCGGCTCCTACAATGCCACGCGCATGAAGGGCGTGCTGAGGCTGGCCGCGGAAAAGGGCGGCTGGGGCGAAAAGCTGGAGAAGGGCCACGGGCGCGGCATCGCCTTCCACTACAGCCACCTCGGCTACGTGGCGGTGGTCGCGGACGTGACCGTGAGCAGGGAAGGCAAGCTGAAGGTGAACAAGTTGACGGCGGGCATCGACGTGGGACCGATCATGAACCTGAGCGGCGCGGAAAACCAGGTGGAGGGCTCGATGATCGACGGCCTGAGCGCGGCGTGGTTCCAGGAGATCACAGTGGAGGAGGGTGCGGTGAAGCAGACGAACTTCCACGACTACCCGCTACTGCGAATGAGCGACGCGCCGAAAGTCGAGTCGCACTTCGTGAAGTCGGACTACCCGCCAACCGGGCTGGGCGAGCCGGCGTTGCCACCAACTGCACCGGCCATCACGAATGCGATCTTTGCCGCCACCGGGAAGCGGGTGCGGACGCTGCCGCTGTCGAAGCAGGATCTCAGTTGGACGTGA
- a CDS encoding SDR family NAD(P)-dependent oxidoreductase has product MDLQLTGKLALVTGSTAGIGLAIAKTLAAEGARVIVNGRTQARVDEAIAAIRSEVPDATLESFAGDLGKVEESDRIAAELPDVEILVNNLGIFEPKPFEEIPDEDWYRFFETNFMSGMRLSRAYLAKMKARDWGRIIFISSESSSDVPAEMIHYGVTKTMQVSLARGLAGLTTGTGVTVNTIMPGPTWSEGVEQFVKDLARDQGKPAEQVEKEFFTTMRPNSLLRRFIQTDEIASFVAYVASPRSAATNGAALRAEGGLLHSLF; this is encoded by the coding sequence ATGGACCTCCAGCTCACCGGAAAGCTCGCCCTCGTCACCGGCTCCACCGCCGGCATCGGCCTCGCCATCGCGAAAACCCTCGCGGCGGAAGGAGCCCGCGTCATCGTCAATGGCCGCACGCAGGCCCGCGTCGATGAAGCCATCGCCGCCATCCGCAGCGAAGTGCCTGACGCCACCCTCGAAAGCTTCGCCGGCGACCTCGGCAAGGTGGAGGAGAGCGACCGCATCGCCGCCGAACTCCCCGACGTGGAAATCCTCGTGAACAACCTCGGCATCTTCGAGCCGAAGCCCTTCGAGGAAATCCCGGACGAGGATTGGTACCGCTTCTTCGAGACGAACTTCATGAGCGGCATGCGCCTCAGTCGCGCCTACCTCGCAAAGATGAAGGCCCGCGACTGGGGCCGGATCATCTTCATCTCCAGCGAATCCTCGTCCGATGTGCCTGCGGAAATGATCCACTACGGCGTGACGAAGACGATGCAGGTCTCGCTCGCCCGAGGCCTCGCCGGGCTCACCACCGGCACCGGCGTCACGGTGAATACCATCATGCCCGGACCCACGTGGTCGGAAGGCGTGGAGCAATTCGTGAAGGACCTCGCCCGCGACCAAGGCAAGCCCGCGGAGCAGGTGGAGAAGGAGTTCTTCACCACCATGCGGCCGAATTCCCTGCTGCGCCGCTTCATCCAGACGGACGAGATCGCTTCCTTCGTCGCCTACGTCGCGAGCCCGCGCTCCGCCGCCACGAACGGAGCGGCCCTGCGCGCCGAGGGCGGACTGCTTCACAGTCTCTTCTAA
- a CDS encoding nucleotidyltransferase family protein: MKVGAVILAAGKASRFGAPKQLLEIDGETLIDRACRIALEAGFDPVLRVLGGHAPLILERSCPGHVLTLVHERWEEGMGGSLAVGVRELLGKEPELDAILVMLADQPMVTVDLLDSMRDRLAETGIVLCDHGEATGPPALFGKQCFPELMALEGDRGAKAVAGRHPVVTVAFPDAAWDIDSPGAWERFLKMRGEM; encoded by the coding sequence ATGAAGGTCGGCGCGGTGATCCTCGCGGCGGGGAAGGCGAGCCGCTTCGGCGCGCCGAAGCAACTGCTGGAAATCGATGGCGAGACTCTCATCGACCGCGCGTGCCGCATTGCCCTCGAAGCGGGCTTCGATCCGGTGCTGCGGGTGCTGGGCGGTCATGCGCCGTTGATCTTGGAAAGGTCATGCCCCGGGCATGTCCTGACCCTCGTGCATGAGCGCTGGGAAGAGGGCATGGGCGGTTCGCTCGCGGTGGGAGTGAGGGAGCTGTTAGGAAAAGAGCCAGAGCTTGATGCGATCCTCGTGATGCTCGCCGACCAGCCGATGGTGACAGTGGATTTGTTAGATAGCATGCGCGATCGCCTGGCGGAGACGGGGATTGTTTTGTGCGATCACGGCGAAGCCACGGGACCGCCTGCGTTGTTCGGGAAGCAATGCTTCCCGGAGCTGATGGCGCTGGAAGGAGATCGCGGCGCGAAGGCGGTGGCGGGGCGGCATCCGGTGGTGACGGTGGCTTTCCCGGATGCGGCGTGGGATATCGATTCGCCCGGGGCGTGGGAGAGGTTTTTGAAGATGAGGGGTGAGATGTAG
- a CDS encoding ArsR/SmtB family transcription factor — protein sequence MKPYIHPPIREITLPMVMQALSDPIRIEILRALMDAGELACGDIPLTISKATVSHHFAVLRDAGLILTRTEGTRCMNSVREEEIGARFPGLLDLVTAEKPKKSGRKAKLPG from the coding sequence ATGAAACCCTACATCCATCCGCCAATCCGTGAGATCACCCTGCCCATGGTGATGCAGGCACTGTCGGATCCCATCCGCATCGAGATCCTGCGCGCCCTGATGGACGCCGGTGAGCTGGCGTGCGGTGACATTCCCCTGACGATCTCGAAGGCGACGGTATCGCACCACTTCGCCGTGCTCCGCGATGCCGGGCTGATCCTGACCCGCACGGAAGGCACGCGCTGCATGAACAGCGTGCGCGAGGAAGAGATCGGCGCGCGCTTTCCCGGCTTGCTCGACCTCGTGACGGCGGAGAAGCCGAAGAAATCCGGGAGGAAAGCAAAGCTGCCCGGATGA
- a CDS encoding glutamine synthetase beta-grasp domain-containing protein, giving the protein MPKFKLEYIWLDGYTPVPNLRSKTQLKDFDAFPTLEQLPNWGFDGSSTQQAEGRSSDCVLKPVAVFPDASRNNGALVMCEVMMPDGVTPHPSNNRATILDDADTWFGFEQEYFLWENGAPLGFPKEGYPGPQGPYYCGVGYSNVGDVARQIVEEHLELCLEAGINHEGINAEVAKGQWEFQIFGKGSKTCADQIWVARYILNRLCESYGVDVNYHCKPLGKDLDWNGSGMHCNFSTKYMRETGGKEYFEALMAQFGKNLDEHIAVYGPDNHMRLTGLHETQSIDKFTYGIADRGSSVRVPHSFINAGYKGYLEDRRPNSQGDPYQIASRVLKTISEVPLP; this is encoded by the coding sequence ATGCCCAAGTTCAAATTGGAGTACATCTGGCTCGACGGCTACACCCCCGTCCCGAACCTGCGTAGCAAGACTCAACTGAAGGACTTCGACGCCTTCCCGACCCTCGAGCAGCTTCCAAACTGGGGCTTCGACGGATCCTCCACCCAGCAGGCCGAAGGCCGCAGCTCCGACTGCGTGCTGAAGCCCGTGGCCGTTTTCCCGGACGCATCCCGCAACAACGGCGCGCTCGTCATGTGCGAGGTCATGATGCCGGACGGCGTCACCCCGCACCCGTCGAACAACCGCGCCACCATCCTCGACGACGCCGACACCTGGTTCGGCTTCGAGCAGGAGTACTTCCTCTGGGAGAATGGTGCCCCGCTCGGCTTCCCGAAGGAAGGCTACCCCGGTCCGCAGGGCCCGTACTACTGCGGCGTCGGCTACAGCAACGTCGGTGACGTGGCTCGCCAGATCGTCGAGGAGCACCTCGAGCTCTGCCTTGAGGCCGGCATCAACCACGAAGGCATCAATGCCGAAGTGGCCAAGGGCCAGTGGGAATTCCAGATCTTCGGCAAGGGCTCGAAGACCTGCGCCGACCAGATCTGGGTCGCCCGCTACATCCTCAACCGCCTCTGCGAAAGCTACGGCGTGGACGTGAACTACCACTGCAAGCCGCTCGGCAAGGACCTCGACTGGAACGGCTCCGGCATGCACTGCAACTTCTCCACGAAGTACATGCGCGAAACCGGCGGCAAGGAGTACTTCGAAGCGCTCATGGCCCAGTTCGGCAAGAACCTCGACGAGCACATCGCCGTCTACGGTCCGGACAACCACATGCGCCTCACCGGTCTCCACGAGACCCAGTCCATCGACAAGTTCACCTACGGCATCGCTGACCGCGGTTCCTCGGTGCGCGTCCCGCACAGCTTCATCAACGCCGGCTACAAGGGCTACCTCGAAGACCGCCGTCCGAACTCGCAGGGCGACCCGTACCAGATCGCCAGCCGCGTGCTGAAGACCATTTCGGAAGTCCCGCTTCCCTGA
- a CDS encoding XdhC family protein, which yields MTDWPFLFDFARQHRGGQLALATLVAREGSSYRQPGARMLIAEDLSFSGSLSGGCLEEGIANTARKVFSDGTPQRMVIDTRPHFGCPGKLHVQVEEIAHELIGWIESELRERRSLLLVTDARSTRIAAGETSDLLEKVVPPPRLVAVGWTPDMEPLLGFAAALGWERHRVLRDQRMIAETPRVAGESVRVLAAEEMTAHFAPDAATAVLVMTHHLATDLSFLREILPAGYGYVGLLGSKRRRETLLAELGELGLLEDPEVTERLHAPVGLDLGGHHPATISLAIAAEIQAVLAGAGGGFLRDKTGTIHPQPEVMALG from the coding sequence ATGACGGACTGGCCTTTCCTCTTCGACTTCGCGCGGCAGCACCGCGGCGGGCAGCTCGCGCTGGCCACGCTGGTGGCGCGCGAGGGCTCCAGCTACCGGCAGCCGGGGGCGCGGATGTTGATCGCGGAGGACCTGTCCTTCAGCGGTTCGCTCAGCGGCGGATGCCTGGAGGAGGGGATCGCGAATACGGCGCGGAAGGTTTTCTCGGACGGGACGCCGCAGCGCATGGTGATCGATACGCGGCCACACTTCGGCTGCCCGGGGAAGCTGCACGTGCAGGTCGAGGAGATCGCGCACGAGCTGATCGGATGGATCGAGTCGGAGCTGCGCGAGCGCCGGAGCCTGCTGCTGGTCACGGACGCGAGGAGCACGCGGATCGCCGCGGGGGAGACATCGGATTTGCTGGAGAAGGTGGTGCCACCGCCGCGCCTGGTGGCGGTGGGGTGGACGCCGGACATGGAGCCGCTGCTCGGCTTCGCCGCGGCGCTCGGGTGGGAGCGGCATCGCGTGCTGCGCGACCAGCGGATGATCGCGGAGACGCCGCGCGTCGCAGGGGAGTCCGTGCGCGTGCTGGCGGCGGAGGAAATGACCGCCCACTTTGCGCCCGATGCCGCCACGGCGGTGCTGGTAATGACCCATCACCTGGCGACGGACCTTTCTTTCCTCCGCGAGATCCTGCCCGCAGGCTATGGCTATGTCGGCCTGCTGGGGTCGAAGCGTCGTCGCGAGACCTTGCTGGCGGAGCTGGGTGAGCTCGGTCTGTTAGAAGATCCGGAAGTCACGGAGCGCCTGCATGCGCCGGTGGGGCTGGACCTCGGCGGGCATCATCCGGCGACGATCTCGCTGGCGATCGCGGCGGAGATTCAGGCCGTGCTCGCCGGTGCCGGCGGCGGTTTCCTGCGGGACAAGACCGGGACCATCCATCCGCAACCTGAAGTGATGGCGCTGGGATGA
- a CDS encoding 4'-phosphopantetheinyl transferase family protein: MPLSPPALGTALVIVVDPVRVGVEATACLSASERTQAERFHFEKDAIHWRACRAALRGVLGEALGIAPGAVGIDHGEHGKPELSPAGSGLHFNLSHCRDLALIALCQDGAVGVDIEPADRAPTLLGCEDAFCHPGEISLLPDEAGPRATMLMDLWTRKEALLKALGTGMSLAPQSVSVADPPASYADDARFRDLRLHALRGAALERHVACLAAPASVSRILLKDWPGTG; encoded by the coding sequence GTGCCGCTCTCCCCTCCCGCCCTCGGAACCGCGCTGGTCATCGTGGTGGACCCGGTGCGGGTGGGCGTGGAAGCGACGGCCTGCCTGTCCGCTTCGGAGCGGACGCAGGCGGAGCGCTTCCACTTTGAAAAGGACGCCATCCACTGGCGCGCCTGCCGGGCGGCGCTGCGCGGCGTGCTGGGCGAGGCGCTGGGAATCGCGCCCGGGGCTGTGGGCATCGACCACGGCGAGCATGGGAAGCCGGAGCTCTCGCCCGCCGGGAGCGGCCTGCACTTCAATCTCTCGCACTGCCGGGACCTCGCGCTGATCGCCCTCTGCCAGGACGGGGCCGTGGGCGTGGACATCGAGCCCGCCGACCGCGCGCCGACGCTGCTGGGCTGCGAGGACGCCTTTTGCCACCCCGGCGAGATTTCCCTGCTGCCGGATGAGGCCGGCCCGCGCGCGACCATGCTGATGGACCTCTGGACGCGGAAGGAGGCGCTGCTGAAGGCGCTGGGCACCGGCATGTCGCTGGCACCGCAATCCGTCTCCGTGGCGGATCCGCCCGCGAGCTACGCCGACGACGCGCGCTTCCGGGACCTGCGACTGCACGCCTTGCGCGGTGCGGCGCTGGAAAGGCACGTCGCCTGCCTGGCCGCACCGGCTTCAGTCTCGCGCATTCTTTTGAAGGACTGGCCCGGGACCGGCTGA